A genomic stretch from Acidobacteriota bacterium includes:
- the ettA gene encoding energy-dependent translational throttle protein EttA: MANETTKVIYSMVGVGKLHGPKQVLKDIYLGYYYGAKIGVIGLNGSGKSSLLRIMAGLDTEILGEVHCSPGYSVGFLPQEPKLDPDKTVLDVVKEGAAETVALLKRYDEINEGFADPDADMDRLIAEQGEVQEKLDALGAWDLDARLELAMDALRCPPGDTPIGVLSGGELRRVALCRLLLQKPDILLLDEPTNHLDAETVAWLERHLQNYEGTVIAVTHDRYFLDNVAGWILELDRGQGIPWKGNYTSWLEQKQERLRQEQKQESDRQKTLQRELEWVRMAPKARHAKGRARLNSYEQLLSAEPETTSRELEIYIPPGPRLGDVVVEFEKVSKGYGDRLLVEDLSFRLPKAGIVGVVGPNGAGKTTLLKLITGAERPDSGTVRVGETVKLAHVDQSRSSLRDDQTVVEAIADGYDTVQLGKVQMNARAYCGRFNFTGADQQKPVAVLSGGERNRLHLARMLRSGANLLLLDEPTNDLDVNTLRALEEAVERFAGCAVVVSHDRWFLDRVATHILAFEGESRAVFVEGNYRDYEEDRKKRLGAAAERPHRITYRKLTR, translated from the coding sequence ATGGCCAACGAGACGACGAAGGTCATCTACTCCATGGTGGGCGTGGGCAAGCTCCACGGCCCCAAGCAGGTCCTGAAGGACATCTACCTGGGCTACTACTACGGGGCCAAGATCGGCGTCATCGGCCTCAACGGCTCGGGCAAGTCCTCCCTGCTGCGAATCATGGCGGGCCTGGACACGGAAATCCTGGGCGAGGTCCACTGCTCCCCCGGCTACAGCGTGGGCTTCCTGCCGCAGGAGCCGAAGCTCGATCCCGACAAGACGGTCCTCGACGTGGTGAAGGAGGGCGCCGCGGAGACGGTGGCCCTCCTCAAGCGCTACGACGAGATCAACGAGGGCTTCGCGGACCCCGACGCGGACATGGACCGGCTCATCGCCGAGCAGGGGGAGGTCCAGGAGAAGCTGGACGCCCTCGGCGCCTGGGACCTGGACGCCCGCCTGGAACTGGCCATGGACGCCCTCCGCTGCCCCCCCGGCGACACCCCCATCGGCGTCCTCTCCGGCGGAGAACTGCGGCGCGTCGCCCTCTGCCGCCTCCTCCTCCAGAAGCCCGACATCCTCCTTCTGGACGAGCCCACCAACCACCTCGACGCGGAGACCGTGGCGTGGCTCGAACGCCACCTCCAGAACTACGAGGGGACCGTCATCGCCGTCACCCACGACCGCTACTTCCTGGACAACGTGGCGGGCTGGATCCTCGAGCTGGACCGGGGCCAGGGCATCCCGTGGAAGGGCAACTACACCTCCTGGCTCGAACAGAAGCAGGAGCGCCTGCGGCAGGAGCAGAAGCAGGAGAGCGACCGGCAGAAGACCCTCCAGCGCGAGCTGGAGTGGGTGCGCATGGCCCCCAAGGCCCGCCACGCCAAGGGCCGGGCCCGCCTGAACTCCTACGAACAGCTCCTCTCCGCCGAGCCCGAAACCACCTCGCGGGAGCTGGAGATCTACATCCCGCCGGGCCCGCGCCTGGGCGACGTGGTGGTGGAGTTCGAGAAGGTCTCCAAGGGCTACGGGGACCGCCTGCTCGTGGAGGACCTCTCCTTCCGGCTTCCCAAGGCGGGCATCGTGGGGGTGGTGGGCCCCAACGGGGCGGGCAAGACGACCCTGCTGAAGCTCATCACGGGCGCCGAGCGGCCCGATTCGGGGACGGTCCGGGTGGGCGAGACGGTGAAGCTGGCCCACGTGGACCAGTCTCGCTCGAGCCTCAGGGACGACCAGACTGTGGTGGAGGCCATCGCGGACGGCTACGACACCGTCCAGCTCGGCAAGGTCCAGATGAACGCGCGGGCCTACTGCGGGCGCTTCAACTTCACCGGGGCAGACCAGCAGAAGCCCGTGGCCGTCCTCTCCGGAGGCGAGCGCAACCGCCTCCACCTGGCCCGAATGCTCCGCTCCGGCGCCAACCTCCTGCTCCTCGACGAGCCCACCAACGACCTCGACGTGAACACGCTCCGGGCCCTGGAAGAGGCCGTGGAGCGCTTCGCCGGGTGCGCCGTCGTGGTGAGCCACGACCGGTGGTTCCTGGACCGGGTGGCGACCCACATCCTCGCTTTCGAGGGGGAGAGCCGGGCCGTCTTCGTGGAAGGGAACTACCGCGACTACGAGGAGGACCGGAAGAAGCGCCTCGGGGCCGCCGCCGAGCGGCCCCACCGCATCACCTACCGGAAGCTCACGCGCTGA